The window atttagtctttatatatttatatttaattaatcgTGAAAAAATAGGATTTAACTTTAAGCATAAGTTCCAATAATTTAAAaggtataatttaatttatttaacacctttaatttttactaaaatttctaaaataataccctaaccctaattttgaccaaATTATGAATCTGCCCCTTTGACCTTCACAAAACTCGTTTGACTCAACCATTTTACAAGACTCATGAcccgtaaatttattttgtcgtcatatttaaacgtaactttttaatagctttctaacggatataaacatgtctatttttacttattaaatctttaattgatttaattttaagtattttactaagtttggcatttccacaagacaactagtattcctcctgttctcgagttcacgtacaatttttctaaagtctaaatgctcataaagtccgaaataaacacaaatccatttatttcacgataaagtcttaaagtccaAAGACGTACATAAACGAAACGAATTAGAAATGATCggaagggtaatttagtaaaaACGCTCAGACGACAGTTGTCACACTGGGAATGggatatctatacttaatagttatattatttatggctcTACTATCAACACACACTCTCATtgaaccatctttctttggaACCAGGAGAGTTGGGACTAAACAAGGACGCATACTTGCTCTCACGTAACAGTTAGCAACCAACTCATCGACTTGTCTTTGTGATTCTTTTGCTTCAGTTGGTGAACGTCTGTAAGTAGCTTTGTTAGGGAGAACTGAGCCTGGAACCAGGTCAATCTGGTGTCCTATACCTCTAACTGGCGGCAAACCTTTAGGTAGGTCTTCTGGGAAAACATCAGTGAATTCCTTCAGTAAAGATTTCAGGAGACTGGGGACTCCAGTGAACTCCTTGTCTTCAGTACGTTCAAGCACTAGTAACATCATAACTGGAGAGCCTCCAGTTAActcttcctcaacttcagtTTTGGACATAAATAAAGGCTTGCTGTGTGTGTCTTTCTAATTAATTTTCAGTAATTCATTAGGTTTCAGAGAAGTCAAAGTTACCTTCTTCCCacttacaaataatgaataagagtttgcacgaccattatgaaatacataattatcaaataaccaTGGTCTACCCAAcaaaatatgacaagcatccataggaacaacatCACAAATAATTTTATCTTCATAAACAGATCCAATGGAAAATGGAATAGTAACTTGTCGGTTAAATTTTACCTTAGATCCTTCACTGAGCCATTGCAACTTGTATGAACGGGGGTGTTTTGTGGTAGGCAAGTCCAATTTTTCCACCATAAAAGTTGAAGCAGCATTAGCACAACTTCCACCATCAATGATCAGATTACACACCTTGTCTTTAACAGTAAATCTGGAGTGGAAGATATTTTCTCTCTGGGCATTATCACTTACAACTTCATTAGCATGCATCACTCTTCTGACTACCAGCATCACTCCAACATCTGCACCAACATAtgtttcttcactttcatcatcatcgtaCACTGGTTCACCTTCTTCAGTGTCAACATCTGGCAAGCTTTAAATTTCTTTAGCAGTAAGTGCTCTCTGGTTGGGGCACTATGCCTAgaagtgaccaaaaccatgaCACTTAAAGCATTTCTTTCCAACTGGCTCTTATGATCCTCCAGTTTCCTTGCCTCTGAAGGACTGTTGGTTGCACTGGACCTTTGAACTGGTTGACCAGTTGAGCTGGGCTTCAGAACTGGTTAACTGGAACTCGATGGAACCTTAGTGAAAGGTTTGTACTGGACCTTCTTCTTCAGTTGCTTCTCGATCTGTAGAGCCAATTTGCAAGCACCTTCATAAGTCTAGGTGGGCTGCAATTCTATCTTCTCAGTAATGGATGCATTCAACCCACCAAGGAATCTGGCGATAGTATgctcttcagtttctttcacacTTGTTCGAGTCTTCAGTTGCTCGAATTCTCTAATGTATTCTACAACTTCTTTAGTACCTTGCTTCAGATTGTTCATCAGGAGATACTGATCTTGCTTGTAAGACTGGGGAACAAATCTCTTCTGCATAACTTCTTTCAGCTTGGACCAGGTCTTAATTTTGCTTTTACCCTTATATTCTCTTTCAGACTTCATATTATCATACCGAGATGAAGCATactttttcaacctaataatggcaactttaaaactctttttatcatcataaccctttatttccatttttttaTCCACAACCTGAACCCATTCAAAGAACTCTTCAGGGTTTGAagaaccaacaaaatctgggGGATCTATCTTAATATCTTTTGTGTCATCCACCTTGTGCCTCCTATGCCTTCTTCTAGAATGATTAGACTCATCAGAATCACTAGAAGATCTAGGTGTATCATCAGATCTCTCACTAGGACCTTGAGACTCATCATCTCTTTCACCTACAACACGTTCTCTATTCAACcttaaaccaccatcttctaaTAGATTAAGAACTCTACCAAGTGTTTCTTGAAGATCTTCAATCTGCTTATCCCTCCTAACACTATGAGCTTTTTCTAATGTCATATTTCTTCTAAAAGCCATtaatatttaacaaaacaaCACTAACAATAACAGATCTAATCTCACCTAGCAAACAAGATAACAAAAACCCACggataaaaagattaagaaacctttttgtaaacctggctctgataccaaatttgATGCGTAAATCATGCAAAAACTCAAGCACAACGGAATTTAACAACTTTACAAGCTATTTTTggaattttctgattttatgaaacaaaaccaacaaaaacaagacaaTCAATAaaaggatagataaaagaatccaccatcaagattcgtaaaggccaagccaccggaatcaatgataaaggaaacactccaacccaccactatgtttgataaaggtctagccaccacaaacacagataaaggaatcaaagatttaagatctcaccactataattgataaaggacgaaccaccacaattatagataaagggatcactccaaaccaccaagaccaaaggtctataaaggtaaatgaagattttgtaagaaatagaggctgctctattaatttcattcaattcaacatAATCTGCttaaaatgagaaatacaacctatatttatagataaaactatttcctaggagttatcgaaataataataaaataataaaaagctgTCATGTGCAAAGAATAACCACTAATTCATTTGCTAATGGGAAATGGACAGAATAAGTttctagaaagattcctttGCAAGAGGGCCCACAATACCGTTAGAAATAATGTGGTCACTAATTCCTTTAttgtcttcttctttgagaGCTGTCATTCTTCCTTTATTGGGTTCCAGAAGCATGCATCAGAAGCAAACTTTATTAAGGCAACTGGAGAGCAGAAATTTGGACCTCCACTAGGGACATAAATCTGGAGCATCCATCTAAAGACTGGAACTGGTCACTGGAGAGCTTCAGTGGATTGGGGCACTTCAGTGGAGACTTCATCTGATGGTTTTCTGAGGGTGGTATCTGGAGCTTCTTGCCACCTgagaagtgttacaactggAGGCTGAGCTTGTTCAGTGAACACTTGTCTGAAATGAGCTATCGTTGGCAGGCTTGCTTAGATGGCATCAAGGGCTCAGAATTCTGCACCAGCTCAGAAATGAACTTCAGCTCAGAATTTAACTTCATTTCAGAATCTTCTTTTCCCTCAGAAATCCTGGTCACTTCAGTTGATCTGCTTAGCTCACTGGCAACGGTCAGTTTAGCGAATCTGGTCATTTCCGCATCAGATTGCGCTTATAGAAAATGTGAATTGACCGGCCTTCCTTGCAAAGATGTTGTGGCTATCAATTATGATATGGTAAAACACCATCAGCCAAATATACCTTAAGCATGGGCCCATGAGTGTTACTGGTTGGACAGTTAGCAGCAGACTTATAACTTCACAGTTGGTCCAGTCATTGGTACAACATAGTGGCCTAAGTCTACTTGCCCTGCCACTTTGACACCTCCTGTTCATCGTAGACAAGTAGAACGacccaaaaagaaaataagaaagggTTTATATGAGGATGacaacatggtcaaagatgGGAAATTTTCTAAAAGACTACAAAGTGTTAGATGTAGACATTGTGGAAATATTGGGCATAATGCAAGAACATGTAAGGTTCAAGGAGGTGGTAATGCAGCAAGTCAAGCAATGGCCAGTCAAGGCATAGGTGGTAATGCAACAAGTCAAGCAATGGGCAGTCAAGCTGTAAGTCAAGCAATGGGAGCAGGATGTCAAGGAATGGGTGGCAGTTAATCAATGGTTTGGAAGTCAAGCAATGGGAGCTGGAAGTCAAACAATGGCTGGCAGTCAATCAAAGGGAGCTGGATGTCAGCAATGGGTGGCAGTCAAGGGTGGTGGCAAAAAAGTTAGAGGTAAAAGTGAAAGGATTTTGAAaaagaatcttgaaaaacatGTTCCAGGACATGGACAAACCAAAGACGATGCCATGGTGATCGAATGACCTAGACAAACCAATGATGTTGAATGTGTCTTTTGAACCACTTAATCATTAGCAGTGTGTTTTGAACTTTGTTATTATTCTGCTAGTAATGTCGTAGTTGTACTCTTTACTTTATAATCATTGTCTTTTAAACCATGTTCTGGTTGTTTAATGTCATTATCTATGTATTTTGAAACATGTTCTGGTTGTTTAATGTCATTATCTATGTACTTTGAACCATGTTCTGGATGTTTAATGAACTGTTACTATGCTTACATTATCTATGTACTGCTACTATGGTTACATTTCAATGTGTTATATGAACTGCTAGCATGCTACTAATATTACAAGTCTTGTTGATTTTATTTCACATTTTTTAGCCAAAAATGACTAAAATAATGGGTAATTTGAATCCAAAATACCTAAATAccattttcattaaaaatgaaaataagacCATAAATTACATGTTACTGAAACCAAAATTTAACAAACCTTCTACAACTAGTTAATACATCAACATGGAAAAAATTACCATTGAAATTACCATCTTTTACAACTTCAACTAGtaaatacaacaacaacaaccaagaTAAAAAAATCCAACTAACAACCAGATACATCTTAAATCTTCTAACTTGATTTTCACATGATTTTAATTTGGCATCAACAACATTCTTGGACCTCAATAACCCCGGTATGATATCGACTAAACGAGGGCACATTGTCGGATCAACTCACCCTATAAACCTACATTTAGAGGCCtgaaataacaaaaaacaataaCTTCTAATAGAATTGCGATTAAGGTTAAGAAAAGGGGAAGAAGCGATTACCACTTGTGGACAACAATAAACACGACTGTGAGGGTTGATATCAGTCCATGATGTTCGAACGATTGCCTTTCTTCCACACCAACAAATTACCATTCTTGATTTTGGAtattcaaaaaccctaatttattaGGTATTATATAAGAGAAATAAGAAAAAGACGGTAAATAAGAAAAAAGGGAGTGTTTTCCAGTCAATATCACGTATCTAACATaagggaagaaagagaaaaagtgAGAAATTACGAAAGTGGGCATCACGTGAATGGCACGTGTTATGACTCAATAGCTCATATAGATGGACATTTGTTGCAGGTATTGTCCAAGTAGAGTTCTGAAACGTTAAGTACCATCCGAGTGGGATTTCAAAAGTTTGTAACAAAAACGTAATCTGAGATATAGTTTAGGTACCGTCCGTGTAATTTAATCaatcttttattacatttatttggtcttatgatttaatttattatataatataactaaaagaggaggttggaGGTACACATGACACCCCTAATCTCCCTCTTTGAGTCTAATCatccctccttattaatcctctgtttttttaatattttatttaacttaataaatgtccgaccttattattaattaaaactctttttatcaTTAAAATTCTCCcaaaattatttatctatatatacaacctagaaaaaactctcacacattctcaacaaaaaaaaacctaaggccaaaaaaacaaacaaacatacaaTCGACTACCGAAagggtatttttttatttatatactttgttcatatttaatcattattgttattatttaacatttaattcttatgttattattattattattatcttttttaatttagtttgttttacattataggttcgttatggcttatttttcaacaacaaaaaataagatcacattagttcatcttgaagatctaaAGCTAACACATGTTAACCTTCATCTACGACtttgtgttgtgcatgtatgaactgttttggagtggaacaaccagaagaaaatcaaaacgttcgagatggtttttttttgatgaattggtatgtatttttcaaattatatacttaattgcaaattttttatttaactaaatttgaaaaaaaaaaaaaaaaagtaaactggaatcaatatttatatggagttaaattttatatgtttattctttagatttcatattgattaagttgtgatattagtcATATTGATGGTTATTCGAATTatattagctttgattaatatattttgaaactactCGTCCATTGGACAGACTTGAGCATTAGTTACTAAACTATATAACTTTTAActcctttataaagcattttggtttatttatggtatctcttaaaaaattaagcatgttttttttctcaaaaaactCCTTTCAGCATATTTATGTTTCCCAAAATGCTCATCCAACACACtacaaaactaaattaatatatccacccttataacaaattgttaatcctaaaacaaaattctgccgcaatgcgcgggtattatgctcgtaaCTTTTAAAGCATATTGTAGAACCAATAAAACATAttgtgataaataaataaaaaatatggtaAAAATATCCCTTCATATCATTAATCCGAGCAATGGTTAGTTATTATTTATGAGGTTTATAAATATGGATTATAATTAAAGTCTTTGTTTGCGGTTGTATACAATATAACTGACGCCCGATATACAATCAAAATTTTGACTTTATATGTTGGACAAAGATAATTCAAATAGCATCAATATTAGCTATGGCATAATAAGAGTGGCAATAAGTAAATGGGGAAACGAAATATaagaataataattttttaaaacctcTACAATTACTATACCACAACAAGAAAACTATAACGAATACAGttacactttttaaaaaaaaataaaaaataattctcATTATAACTCAGTGGTTGAGCACTAGTTTTACATGTTGTAGGTCTCGAGTTCGAAAATTGGAAAGGGTATTTGAGgaaatttcacaataaagtctTCTAGTGAAACAGGTTTGAGTCGTGCAGAGGAGACaaggttttatcccaattaaatgtcgtgccttcgggcggtttagttgggagtttttcctcctactaggtattgagggtgagagggctctctagcgcggatctggttaagacaacgtaagttaAATTCCCTGTTGCAAGCAAATGATCCGCACCAAAAACTTAGAAGAAAcattaaatactaaaagaaaaaaaaaatcaaaaaaaaccCATCTTGAGTTAGTAACGAATTTTTAGGATGATAATTGATGAATTACAAAAATACAGATCATTTATATTTGGTATAACTAACACATTATATAAAGGATGGCATTTCTATGGTAATTAAACATCACTCCCCATGTATAAGGATGGAAGCTCAAGCTTTTTTCCGAATCACGCCTCTATCAGTTTCACTAATGCATAAGAAGTCATTAACCATAATTGTTAATAAAGCACCACCACATGTCACGAAAGAGCACCACCGTGTTTTAGCATTCCATACCGCCCCTACACGagaaaaagattcaagaaaacGTGTCGTTATTACCGGGATGGGTGTGGTCTCAGTGCTTGGAAATGATGTTGATATATTCCACCAGAGACTCTTAGCAGGGGAGAACGGGATAACTTTAATAGATAAATTCGATACTTCAAACCTTCCAACAACGTTTGGGGGTCAGATTCGTGATTTCTGCTCAAATGTGTACATTGAAGGCAAAAATGACCAAAGAGTTGATGATAGTCATAGGTACTGCATTATTGCTGGAAGAAAAGCTCTTGAAGATGCCGGTCTTGGTGTTTGTGAACGCTCCAAGGTTTTTGTAGTCCATTCTACAATATATGTACATGTTTAAATGTTGAAAAAGATATGTTACTGTTATTATTTTTCATGATGTGCAGATTGATAAAGAGCGCGCAGGTGTACTTGTTGGAACAGGATTTGGAGGTCTATCCTCATATTCTGATACTGTGGAGTCTTTCATAGAGAGTGGTTGTAGGAAAAGAAAATATGTTTTCTCACCTTATGTTATCAACACCGCTCCGGCCTTACTTGCTATTGATATTGGCTTTATGGGACCAAACTACGCGATATCAGCTGCTTGTGCAACATCCAACTATTGCTTGTGTGCTGCTGCAAATCATATCCGTGAAGGAGAGGCGGATTTGATGATTTCTGGTGGCGTGGAAGCATCATTTGTTCCATTCGGAGTGGCATCTCTTGCAGCCACTACAGCAGTCTCAAGAAGAAACCATGATCACCAGACGGCTTCAAGACCATGGGACAAAGATAGAGATGGCTTTGTCATTGGGGAAGGTGCTGGAGTTTTGGTAAAACCAATTGAACTCACATTTAATGATAATTGATTGTTTGATCATAAGTTTTTGTAGTTCATTCTAGCTGCTGtatattatatgaatatatatgtttattatgatTTCCTTGCAGATAATGGAGAGTTTAGAACATGCAATGAGAAGGGATGCACCAATACTTGCTGAATACCTTGGAGGTGCAGCAAATTGTGATGCATATCATATAACAAATCCACAACCCGATGGGTTTGGTGTTTCATCTTGTATCCAGAGCAGTCTTTTGGATGCTGGTGTGTCTATAGAGGAGGTACTTCATCCGTTTCTTGGTTAATTTGGTTAAAATGATTTCAACTTTGAAGTCCTGGATGCTAAACACCAGCAACATCgatgaaccaaaaaaaaaaatcataatgttttctaaattatgacaatatatatgattaaaatgaCAGATTATTCTCAACCCAAATTACACTATAGTTAACCAAATCAAGTTACGGAGTATCTTATTTCCATCACTCCATCAGATAAAAATTTTTTCTCTTAAATTACTTGTTGCACCTTTCCGGTTTAACTCATTTTTTTACTCAATTTCTTCACCCTATCTTTGAATCCTTCACTTTGCTACAGTTGCTCCAACGCCATGAATAACTCTTTGAACTCATTCACATGTTGAAGTGGGTTAGTACCATGTCAATATAGTTGTTGTTAAAAGCAGTATTGGCGTACCATTTAAgttcataagaaaaaaacaaagaataatTACCTACTTGTCAGGTAAACTATATTAATGCTCACGCAACTTCGACGGTGGCTGGGGATGTGGCTGAGGCTAAGGCCATCAATAATGTattcaagaatacaaaagaacttAAAGTCAATGCCACAAAGGTGAATTTCTTCAAGATTGTTTATATCTCAATAACATCAACTTCAtttgatatctttttttttctttatgttttagtCCATAATTGGACACTGTTTGGCAGCAGCAGGAAGTATAGAAGCAATTGCTACAATCAAAGCAATACAAACAGGATGGTTGCATCCTACCATTAATCAATTTGTATGTGATACGTATAATCCTTGTCACATTCATATCATCCTTATTATGCACTGATCATTACCTTTTACCAACAATTGCAGAACTTAGAACCCCAAGTAGAATTTGACACTGTTGCAATCACAAAGCAACAATATGAAATcaatgttggtgagttcattTCCGTTTCAACCTTATTTGGTTTCCATACATATTTAATCatactaatttaatttatatataatgcagcaatttcaaattcatttggttttggtgGACACAACTCTGTTGTAGCATTCTCAGCATTCAAAGGGTGATATGATCAACAAGAGCTCCataaatttcatttcatatctaGCCATTGAATAGCCCATGGGTTACATGTTTTTTGTATACTAGTATTTAATCTTATTCGTCGTTTCTATATTAAGGTGTTTTGGAATGCCGGTTTGAATCGGAACTGAACATGAAATCATGCGGGCCCACTTATTAAGTTAGTTTCTCATGCCACTTTGAAAGAGACTTTCCACTTCCCTTTTTCTTCTCTATCTAACAGAGCCTATAAGGCACTTTCTTATAGCCTTCTATACCTCGCCGATGCTAGCACCACCTGTGTCTACGCTCGCATTCGGGCTGTTTGTTCCAACTTTGGACGCGCATTTTGTGTTGGTGGTGGGTCCCTTTTCGTGGATAAagtacattaaaataaaaaaaaaggcttTTTGGTACCATATTTAAAACTGACGCTAGTTTTAGTTTTGAGAAAATAACATCAATacccaatttttttaaaaaatatattaatttacccaactttatttgaattttcacaaaatacccaacaaaaacgcaataaaatacaaaaatcgCATAGAGTTTCCCTAAATTGTATAAAGATTatcaaaatcgcaatgagattgtAAGAATCGCTATGAATTTTGGTAAATCGCACTGAGATTGTGTAAAATTGCAATGAGATTTTTAAGTTCATTAtgagttttatatattatttatgagATTCTTAAGTTCTTTATGAGATTATAAGTTCTTTATTAGATTTTATAAGTTCTTAATGCGATGTATAGGTTCTTTACGCGATTTAtatgttctttatgcgatttatAGGTGATGTGTAAATCATGCAAAACCTAGCACAGCGGAATCAAACAATAacaacaaataaatatttttggtattttctgggtTTATGAAACAAACACcaaaaacaagacaataaacttaaaaggatagataaaagaattcaccaccaagattcgtaaaggccaagccatcagaatcaaggataaaggaaacactctaacccaccactatgtttgataaagatctagtcaccacaaacacagataaaggaatcgaagatttaaaGACCTCACCACTaaaattgataaaggacgaaccaccacaattatagataaaaccaccaagatcaaagatctataaaggtaaatgaagatttttaagaaatagaggttgctttattaatttcattcaattcaatatcaaaaacTGATTTTGCAATGAGAAATAAAGCTTCTATTTATAGCCACAGAAACTATTTCCTAAGAATTaacgaaataataataaaataaacaaatggcTGTCATGGATaaaggacaaccactaatttattGGCCAATAGGAAATGGACAGAcaaagcttctagaaagattccttCTGCGCATGGACCCACAAACGGTTAGAAATAACGTTGTCACTCCTTCCTTCCTTCTTCTTGTCAGCAACTGTCATTCCTTCTTTATTGGACCCCACGAACACGCGTCAGAACTAACTTTCTAAAGGCAACTGGAAAAACTGAAATCTGGACTTCCAATGGAGACGTACATCTGGAGCATCCATCTGGAGACTGGAGCTGGTCATTGAAGTGCTTCAGTGAAGAACTTTACTGATGGAATTCTAATGGTCGTATCTGGAGCTTCCtgccactggagaagtgttatAACTAGTGGCTGAACTGGTTTAGTGAACACTTGTCTGAAGTGGGCTATCGCTAGCAGAATAAACATGGCTTGTTCAGATGGCATCACTTGCTCAGAATTCTGATTCAGTTCAAATGACCCCTTCAGTTCAGAAACGGACTTCAGCTCAGAATTTATCTTCATATCAGAATCTTCTTTTATCTCAGAAATTCCCATCAGTTCATTTGACTCGCTCAGTTCACTGGTATCGATCAGTTCAATGAATCTGGTCATTTCTGCATCATTCTCCCCTTCTGAAGAAGGACTTGTCCTCAAGTCCTCGTGGTACTCATCCTCCAGATAAGACATCAGATCTCCAACATTAAAGGTACTTGAAACGGCCATTTCTCCAAGTAGCTCAACCTTGTAAGCGTTTTCACCATATCTTTCCAGAATCTTGAATGGTACTTCGGCTCTGGGCATTAACTTGTTCTTTCTTCTGGATGGAAACCTTTCTTTTCTCAGATGCACCCAAACTAAATCACCTGGAGCAAAACTGGACTGTTTTCTGTGCTTGTTTGCTCTTACCTTGTAGTCAGCATTGGTCTTCTCAATTCTGGCCTTCACTTGCTGGtgaattttcttgatttcttttgcTCTGGCCTCTGTTTCAATACTCGTTTTTGGTTCAAACAAAAATGGAATCAAATCAATGGGAGTTAGTGGATTGACACCATAACAGATTTCAAATGGGGATTTACTGATAGAATAATTAGGAGCTCTATTGAAGGCAAATTCAGCATGAGCAAGCTTCAGATCCCAATCCTTCAGTGTCTTCTTTAGCAGCGAACAAttccttaaaaaataaatttgccaCTGCTGAAGCATCATTTGTGGTGTTGCAAGCCATTTTTGAAAATCGATCAATAACCACCATTAATGAATCTTTTCCTCGGGGAGTTTTGGGCAATGCAACAATGAAATCCATACTAAGATCTTCCCATGGCTGAGTTGGAACTTGAAGAGGAGTATACAACTCTTTGTGAAAAGTTGCCTTCGCCTGGTGACAAGTTGGACAAAGACTGATGATATTCTGGACATCCTTCAGTAAACTCGGCCAGTAAAAGTGTTCAGTGAGGATTTCTCCAATTTTGTTAATGCCAAAATGGCCAGCTAAACCTCCTCCATGTGCCTCCCTTATTAGTAAATCTCTGATGGAACCTCTTGGAATACACAACTTACCATTTTTAAACGAGAAACCATCCTGAACAATATATGGTCCTTTCTGGTGAGCTTCAGTGAGACGATCAGAAAAGTTTGGATCAACAGCATACAACTcc is drawn from Erigeron canadensis isolate Cc75 chromosome 9, C_canadensis_v1, whole genome shotgun sequence and contains these coding sequences:
- the LOC122582675 gene encoding 3-oxoacyl-[acyl-carrier-protein] synthase I, chloroplastic-like; translation: MHKKSLTIIVNKAPPHVTKEHHRVLAFHTAPTREKDSRKRVVITGMGVVSVLGNDVDIFHQRLLAGENGITLIDKFDTSNLPTTFGGQIRDFCSNVYIEGKNDQRVDDSHRYCIIAGRKALEDAGLGVCERSKIDKERAGVLVGTGFGGLSSYSDTVESFIESGCRKRKYVFSPYVINTAPALLAIDIGFMGPNYAISAACATSNYCLCAAANHIREGEADLMISGGVEASFVPFGVASLAATTAVSRRNHDHQTASRPWDKDRDGFVIGEGAGVLIMESLEHAMRRDAPILAEYLGGAANCDAYHITNPQPDGFGVSSCIQSSLLDAGVSIEEVNYINAHATSTVAGDVAEAKAINNVFKNTKELKVNATKSIIGHCLAAAGSIEAIATIKAIQTGWLHPTINQFNLEPQVEFDTVAITKQQYEINVAISNSFGFGGHNSVVAFSAFKG
- the LOC122583313 gene encoding uncharacterized protein LOC122583313 codes for the protein MDPSKVEAIRSWPVPNTITENFSTVVAPITDCLKKCVFDWPNSAQLAFESLKEKLSSAPDLSLPDFDQLFELESDANGVGIGAKLNDSKLKYNTYDKEFYAIIRAITHWSHYLKPKQFVLFSDHEALKFINGQHKLNARHAKWVEFLQSYSFVSKHKAGVANVVDDALSRRYSLLSILEARVLGFSFIKELYAVDPNFSDRLTEAHQKGPYIVQDGFSFKNGKLCIPRGSIRDLLIREAHGGGLAGHFGINKIGEILTEHFYWPSLLKDVQNIISLCPTCHQAKATFHKELYTPLQVPTQPWEDLSMDFIVALPKTPRGKDSLMVKTLKDWDLKLAHAEFAFNRAPNYSISKSPFEICYGVNPLTPIDLIPFLFEPKTSIETEARAKEIKKIHQQVKARIEKTNADYKVRANKHRKQSSFAPGDLVWVHLRKERFPSRRKNKLMPRAEVPFKILERYGENAYKVELLGEMAVSSTFNVGDLMSYLEDEYHEDLRTSPSSEGENDAEMTRFIELIDTSELSESNELMGISEIKEDSDMKINSELKSVSELKGSFELNQNSEQVMPSEQAMFILLAIAHFRQVFTKPVQPLVITLLQWQEAPDTTIRIPSVKFFTEALQ